One genomic window of Mesoplodon densirostris isolate mMesDen1 chromosome 14, mMesDen1 primary haplotype, whole genome shotgun sequence includes the following:
- the LOC132501502 gene encoding fumarylacetoacetate hydrolase domain-containing protein 2A isoform X1, with protein MLVFGRRRWLTALLQAQRWPFQPSRDMRLVQFRAPHLTGPHLGLESGNGGGVINLSAFDPTLPKTMIEFLGQGEAALSVAKRALAAQLPVLPRSEVTFLAPVTRPDKVVCVGMNYVDHCKEQNVPVPKEPIIFSKFASSIVGPYDEVVLPPESQEVDWEVELAVVIGKKGKHIKATDAMAHVAGFTVAHDVSARDWQMRRNGKQWLLGKTFDTFCPLGPALVTKDSVADPHNLKICCRVNGEVVQSSNTKQMVFKTEELIAWVSQFVTLFPGDVILTGTPPGVGVFRKPPVFLKKGDEVQCEIEELGVIVNKVV; from the exons ATGCTGGTCTTTGGTAGAAGAAGGTGGCTCACGGCTCTGCTGCAGGCTCAGCGTTGGCCCTTTCAACCCTCCAGAGACATGAGATTGGTGCAGTTCCGGGCACCCCACCTGACGGGACCTCATCTGGGCCTGGAGTCAGGGAATGGTGGAGGTGTCATCAACCTCAGCGCCTTTGACCCCACACTGCCCAAGACGATGATAGAGTTcctggggcagggagaggccGCTCTCTCAGTGGCAAAAAG AGCCCTGGCTGCCCAGTTGCCAGTCCTACCACGGTCAGAAGTGACATTCCTGGCCCCAGTTACACGGCCAGACAAGGTGGTGTGCGTGGGCATGAACTATGTGGACCACTGCAAAGAGCAGAATGTGCCTGTGCCCAAGGAGCCCATCATCTTCAGCAAGTTTGCCAGCTCCATCGTGGGGCCCTACGATGAGGTCGTCCTCCCTCCTGAGAGCCAG GAGGTGGACTGGGAGGTGGAGCTGGCCGTGGTCATTGGAAAGAAAGGCAAGCACATCAAG GCCACAGATGCCATGGCCCATGTGGCTGGCTTCACTGTGGCACATGACGTGAGTGCTCGTGACTGGCAAATGAGACGCAATGGAAAGCAGTGGCTGCTGGGAAAAACCTTTGACACCTTCTGCCCCCTGGGCCCTGCCTTGGTGACCAAGGACAGTGTAGCAG ATCCACACAACTTAAAGATCTGCTGCCGAGTGAATGGGGAGGTGGTCCAGAGTAGCAACACCAAACAGATGGTGTTTAAGACAGAAGAGCTGATAGCCTGGGTCTCCCA GTTCGTCACTCTTTTCCCAGGGGACGTCATCCTGACTGGGACCCCCCCAGGTGTTGGTGTATTCAGAAAACCTCCTGTCTTTCTCAAG AAGGGCGACGAAGTCCAGTGTGAGATCGAAGAACTAGGTGTCATCGTCAACAAGGTGGTGTGA
- the LOC132501502 gene encoding fumarylacetoacetate hydrolase domain-containing protein 2A isoform X3 has product MLVFGRRRWLTALLQAQRWPFQPSRDMRLVQFRAPHLTGPHLGLESGNGGGVINLSAFDPTLPKTMIEFLGQGEAALSVAKRALAAQLPVLPRSEVTFLAPVTRPDKVVCVGMNYVDHCKEQNVPVPKEPIIFSKFASSIVGPYDEVVLPPESQEVDWEVELAVVIGKKGKHIKATDAMAHVAGFTVAHDVSARDWQMRRNGKQWLLGKTFDTFCPLGPALVTKDSVAGDVILTGTPPGVGVFRKPPVFLKKGDEVQCEIEELGVIVNKVV; this is encoded by the exons ATGCTGGTCTTTGGTAGAAGAAGGTGGCTCACGGCTCTGCTGCAGGCTCAGCGTTGGCCCTTTCAACCCTCCAGAGACATGAGATTGGTGCAGTTCCGGGCACCCCACCTGACGGGACCTCATCTGGGCCTGGAGTCAGGGAATGGTGGAGGTGTCATCAACCTCAGCGCCTTTGACCCCACACTGCCCAAGACGATGATAGAGTTcctggggcagggagaggccGCTCTCTCAGTGGCAAAAAG AGCCCTGGCTGCCCAGTTGCCAGTCCTACCACGGTCAGAAGTGACATTCCTGGCCCCAGTTACACGGCCAGACAAGGTGGTGTGCGTGGGCATGAACTATGTGGACCACTGCAAAGAGCAGAATGTGCCTGTGCCCAAGGAGCCCATCATCTTCAGCAAGTTTGCCAGCTCCATCGTGGGGCCCTACGATGAGGTCGTCCTCCCTCCTGAGAGCCAG GAGGTGGACTGGGAGGTGGAGCTGGCCGTGGTCATTGGAAAGAAAGGCAAGCACATCAAG GCCACAGATGCCATGGCCCATGTGGCTGGCTTCACTGTGGCACATGACGTGAGTGCTCGTGACTGGCAAATGAGACGCAATGGAAAGCAGTGGCTGCTGGGAAAAACCTTTGACACCTTCTGCCCCCTGGGCCCTGCCTTGGTGACCAAGGACAGTGTAGCAG GGGACGTCATCCTGACTGGGACCCCCCCAGGTGTTGGTGTATTCAGAAAACCTCCTGTCTTTCTCAAG AAGGGCGACGAAGTCCAGTGTGAGATCGAAGAACTAGGTGTCATCGTCAACAAGGTGGTGTGA
- the LOC132501502 gene encoding fumarylacetoacetate hydrolase domain-containing protein 2A isoform X2, whose product MLVFGRRRWLTALLQAQRWPFQPSRDMRLVQFRAPHLTGPHLGLESGNGGGVINLSAFDPTLPKTMIEFLGQGEAALSVAKRALAAQLPVLPRSEVTFLAPVTRPDKVVCVGMNYVDHCKEQNVPVPKEPIIFSKFASSIVGPYDEVVLPPESQEVDWEVELAVVIGKKGKHIKATDAMAHVAGFTVAHDVSARDWQMRRNGKQWLLGKTFDTFCPLGPALVTKDSVADPHNLKICCRVNGEVVQSSNTKQMVFKTEELIAWVSQGRHPDWDPPRCWCIQKTSCLSQEGRRSPV is encoded by the exons ATGCTGGTCTTTGGTAGAAGAAGGTGGCTCACGGCTCTGCTGCAGGCTCAGCGTTGGCCCTTTCAACCCTCCAGAGACATGAGATTGGTGCAGTTCCGGGCACCCCACCTGACGGGACCTCATCTGGGCCTGGAGTCAGGGAATGGTGGAGGTGTCATCAACCTCAGCGCCTTTGACCCCACACTGCCCAAGACGATGATAGAGTTcctggggcagggagaggccGCTCTCTCAGTGGCAAAAAG AGCCCTGGCTGCCCAGTTGCCAGTCCTACCACGGTCAGAAGTGACATTCCTGGCCCCAGTTACACGGCCAGACAAGGTGGTGTGCGTGGGCATGAACTATGTGGACCACTGCAAAGAGCAGAATGTGCCTGTGCCCAAGGAGCCCATCATCTTCAGCAAGTTTGCCAGCTCCATCGTGGGGCCCTACGATGAGGTCGTCCTCCCTCCTGAGAGCCAG GAGGTGGACTGGGAGGTGGAGCTGGCCGTGGTCATTGGAAAGAAAGGCAAGCACATCAAG GCCACAGATGCCATGGCCCATGTGGCTGGCTTCACTGTGGCACATGACGTGAGTGCTCGTGACTGGCAAATGAGACGCAATGGAAAGCAGTGGCTGCTGGGAAAAACCTTTGACACCTTCTGCCCCCTGGGCCCTGCCTTGGTGACCAAGGACAGTGTAGCAG ATCCACACAACTTAAAGATCTGCTGCCGAGTGAATGGGGAGGTGGTCCAGAGTAGCAACACCAAACAGATGGTGTTTAAGACAGAAGAGCTGATAGCCTGGGTCTCCCA GGGACGTCATCCTGACTGGGACCCCCCCAGGTGTTGGTGTATTCAGAAAACCTCCTGTCTTTCTCAAG AAGGGCGACGAAGTCCAGTGTGA